In a genomic window of Polycladomyces abyssicola:
- a CDS encoding RNA-guided endonuclease InsQ/TnpB family protein encodes MIRTYKFRLKPTKEQIEKMEWTLGMCRRLYNSMLEQRKFAYKRRGITLNYHKQAVELPALKKEIPEFKEIHSQVLQDVAKRLDKAFQAFFRRIERGEKPGYPRFQGKNRYDSFTYPQAGYKLDGRYLKLSKIGDVRIKLHRRIEGKIKTCSIKRKNGKYYACFSCEVEATPISTGKQVGVDLGIKHLAVTSDGEYFDHPKYLRQSERKLKWLQRMVSRRKKGSHRWRKAVTMLAKCHEYIANQRKDAAHKISRYLVDNYDGIAFEDLNIRGMVKNHHFAKSIADAGWRMLVQFTAYKAEWAGKQVMEVDPRSTSQVCSECGRIVKKTLKDRTHRCSCGYVADRDVNAARNILYRAMGYDPEPRYGKLELNFF; translated from the coding sequence TTGATAAGAACCTATAAATTCAGGCTGAAACCAACGAAAGAGCAAATCGAGAAAATGGAATGGACACTGGGCATGTGCCGCCGGCTCTACAACTCCATGCTTGAACAACGAAAGTTCGCCTACAAAAGACGCGGAATCACGTTGAACTATCACAAGCAAGCAGTAGAACTCCCGGCACTCAAGAAGGAGATCCCGGAGTTCAAAGAGATCCATTCCCAGGTTCTTCAAGACGTAGCCAAGCGGTTGGACAAAGCATTTCAAGCGTTTTTCCGTCGTATTGAGCGTGGGGAAAAGCCGGGATACCCTCGCTTTCAGGGTAAGAACCGATACGATAGCTTCACCTATCCTCAAGCTGGCTACAAACTGGATGGAAGGTATCTGAAGCTCTCCAAAATCGGCGATGTGAGAATCAAGCTACACCGCCGGATCGAAGGAAAGATCAAGACTTGCTCCATCAAGCGGAAAAACGGCAAGTACTACGCTTGCTTCTCGTGTGAGGTGGAAGCAACACCTATAAGTACCGGTAAGCAAGTAGGAGTGGATTTGGGGATCAAACATCTTGCTGTGACCTCTGATGGGGAATATTTCGACCACCCTAAGTATCTTCGTCAGTCGGAAAGAAAGTTGAAATGGCTCCAACGGATGGTTTCCCGCAGAAAGAAGGGCTCTCATCGTTGGAGAAAAGCAGTTACGATGTTGGCCAAATGCCATGAATACATAGCCAATCAGAGGAAAGACGCAGCTCACAAAATCAGCCGATATTTGGTGGACAACTACGATGGGATTGCCTTTGAAGACTTAAACATTCGGGGGATGGTGAAAAATCACCATTTTGCCAAGAGCATTGCAGACGCAGGTTGGAGGATGCTGGTTCAATTTACGGCTTACAAGGCAGAGTGGGCCGGTAAGCAAGTGATGGAAGTGGATCCTCGCAGCACGTCGCAAGTTTGCTCGGAGTGCGGTCGGATCGTAAAGAAGACCTTAAAAGATCGTACCCATCGTTGCTCATGCGGATATGTAGCAGACAGAGATGT